From a region of the Nitrospira sp. genome:
- the nuoD gene encoding NADH dehydrogenase (quinone) subunit D, with translation MGPQHPSTHGVLKVILELEGERLVKSTPVMGYLHRGVEKLAEDGTYHQFIPHTDRLDYVCAMYNNFAYCRAVEKLLNLQVPERAEYLRTIVAEVQRIIGHQFWLSAQALDIGAMTVFFYCFRDREILLDWFDELCGARLTTSWYRIGGVERDLSPSLIDKLKQFLDYFPPKIDEYQVFLEKNRIWLGRTKGVAVISAEDAVNFGLSGPVLRGSGVDYDLRKYEPYSAYPKCEFSVPVGKNGDTYDRYWIRVMELYESVKIIRQCLEQMQDGPIMADAPSVTLPPKERVFTNLESMIQQFKLFSQGFDAPPGEIYCGTEAHKGELGFYIVSTGGGKPYRLKIRAPSFIHMGAFDHMARGYMISDACTIFGTYDVVMGECDR, from the coding sequence ATGGGACCTCAACACCCCAGTACGCACGGTGTTCTCAAGGTGATCTTGGAGTTGGAGGGGGAGCGGCTGGTGAAATCCACGCCCGTGATGGGGTATCTCCATCGTGGAGTAGAAAAACTCGCGGAAGACGGTACTTATCATCAGTTCATTCCCCATACGGATCGGTTGGACTATGTCTGTGCGATGTACAACAACTTTGCCTATTGCCGCGCCGTTGAAAAGCTCTTGAACCTGCAAGTGCCGGAGCGAGCGGAGTATCTTCGGACGATTGTCGCGGAAGTCCAGCGCATCATCGGGCATCAATTTTGGCTGAGCGCCCAGGCGCTTGACATCGGCGCCATGACCGTCTTTTTTTATTGTTTTCGCGACCGGGAGATCCTGCTCGATTGGTTCGACGAGCTGTGCGGAGCCCGTCTCACGACCAGCTGGTACCGAATCGGCGGGGTTGAACGCGACTTGAGCCCTTCATTGATCGATAAGCTCAAACAGTTTCTGGACTATTTCCCGCCGAAGATCGACGAGTATCAGGTGTTTCTCGAAAAAAATCGCATTTGGCTGGGGCGCACCAAAGGGGTAGCCGTCATCTCTGCGGAAGATGCTGTAAATTTTGGGCTGAGCGGACCGGTTCTCCGAGGGTCCGGCGTGGATTATGACCTTCGCAAGTACGAGCCCTATAGCGCCTATCCAAAGTGTGAGTTCAGTGTACCCGTCGGAAAAAACGGTGATACGTACGATCGCTATTGGATTCGGGTGATGGAACTCTACGAGAGCGTCAAGATCATTCGGCAATGTCTTGAACAAATGCAGGATGGGCCGATCATGGCGGATGCTCCGAGCGTCACGCTGCCGCCGAAAGAACGGGTCTTCACAAACCTGGAGTCGATGATCCAACAGTTCAAGCTCTTTTCGCAAGGATTCGACGCTCCCCCCGGGGAAATCTACTGTGGGACTGAGGCGCACAAAGGTGAGCTGGGCTTTTACATCGTCAGTACGGGAGGAGGAAAGCCGTATCGGCTGAAGATTCGCGCCCCCTCTTTCATCCATATGGGCGCGTTCGATCATATGGCCAGGGGCTACATGATTTCGGATGCCTGTACGATCTTTGGGACGTACGATGTCGTGATGGGTGAGTGCGATCGGTGA
- a CDS encoding NADH-quinone oxidoreductase subunit M encodes MLEELTTGFPILSCILFLPVVGAAVLWLLDDEDMVRTSALTIALVELALSVFVLMRFVPESAAMQFTERVRWIPALGISYHLAVDGISVLFVGLTAFLTVLVVVYSWDTIRHQVKLYMMCLLALETTTMGVFVSLDLILFFVFWELMLIPSYFLIKLWGGGAERHYAALKFVVYTLLGSVFMLVGIALLNINFHQWASLHHTDQLYSFDLLDLLTVPIPISQQILIFWLMFMGFAFKAPVFPFHTWLPDALLEGPIGMAVVLAGLKLGTFGFIRFSIPLLPDASKSETVVTVVVALGLCAILYGAWMALVQADFRRLLAYSSVSHLGFVVVGLFALNYQGLQGSLLTMINLGFSTAGLFFIAGFLYSRQQTTQLSAFGGMAKQVPLLATFFLLIGLASIGLPGTNGFVGEFLILLGAFEAKWWFGAIAVLGVIFGASYFLWYYERSMMGPLGNAVKATMSDLQLREMIIAVSLSVMILWIGLYPSPFLRIMNGSVQALVDRLHHEKTAGLDDNRMGRGF; translated from the coding sequence ATGCTCGAAGAACTCACAACAGGATTCCCGATTCTTTCCTGTATTCTTTTTCTGCCGGTTGTCGGGGCGGCCGTTCTCTGGTTGCTCGACGATGAGGACATGGTCCGGACCTCCGCACTCACCATTGCGCTGGTCGAGCTTGCGCTCTCGGTCTTCGTGTTGATGCGATTCGTGCCGGAGTCGGCTGCCATGCAGTTCACGGAACGTGTCCGATGGATCCCCGCGCTAGGCATCAGCTATCACTTGGCTGTTGACGGGATCAGCGTACTGTTCGTGGGACTCACGGCATTTCTGACGGTCTTAGTCGTGGTGTACTCCTGGGATACGATCCGACATCAAGTCAAACTGTACATGATGTGCCTATTGGCGCTCGAAACGACGACCATGGGCGTCTTCGTGTCGTTGGATTTGATCCTGTTCTTCGTGTTCTGGGAGCTGATGCTGATTCCGAGCTACTTCCTGATCAAGCTGTGGGGCGGAGGAGCGGAGCGTCATTATGCCGCCCTGAAGTTCGTCGTGTATACGCTCTTAGGCAGTGTGTTCATGCTGGTCGGCATCGCCTTGCTGAACATCAATTTTCATCAGTGGGCCTCCTTGCATCACACCGATCAACTCTATTCGTTCGATCTGCTTGACCTCCTCACGGTGCCGATTCCAATCAGTCAGCAGATCCTCATCTTTTGGCTGATGTTCATGGGATTTGCGTTCAAGGCGCCGGTGTTTCCCTTCCATACGTGGTTGCCTGATGCGCTGCTGGAGGGTCCGATCGGGATGGCCGTGGTGTTGGCCGGTCTCAAGCTCGGTACATTCGGCTTCATACGTTTCAGCATTCCGCTGCTGCCGGATGCGTCAAAGAGTGAGACAGTCGTCACGGTCGTCGTGGCTCTCGGTCTCTGCGCAATTCTCTATGGGGCCTGGATGGCATTGGTTCAAGCTGATTTTAGGCGCTTGCTGGCCTACAGCAGCGTCAGTCACTTGGGCTTCGTCGTGGTGGGGTTGTTTGCATTGAATTATCAAGGTCTGCAAGGCAGTTTGCTGACCATGATCAATCTGGGGTTCAGTACCGCCGGGCTCTTCTTCATCGCCGGGTTTCTGTACTCACGCCAGCAGACGACCCAATTGTCCGCATTCGGTGGCATGGCGAAGCAAGTGCCTCTCCTCGCGACCTTCTTTCTCTTGATCGGACTGGCCTCGATCGGACTTCCGGGGACGAACGGTTTTGTCGGTGAGTTTCTCATTCTTTTGGGGGCGTTCGAAGCCAAATGGTGGTTCGGCGCCATTGCCGTGCTCGGCGTGATTTTTGGCGCCTCGTATTTTCTCTGGTACTACGAGCGTTCGATGATGGGCCCGCTCGGCAACGCCGTCAAAGCGACGATGAGCGATCTGCAGCTTCGTGAGATGATCATTGCGGTTTCACTTTCAGTCATGATTCTCTGGATCGGGCTCTATCCGTCGCCGTTTTTGCGAATCATGAACGGGTCCGTTCAAGCGCTCGTTGACCGCCTCCATCACGAGAAGACCGCGGGATTGGATGATAACCGGATGGGACGAGGGTTTTAG
- a CDS encoding NADH-quinone oxidoreductase subunit J: MVLVFFAYFALISIAAGVLTVTLRHPVHCALALLALLTHVSGLFILLNAEFLWAVQVIVYVGAILVLYLFVLMLLNLKTDERYFHPSALYFLGPAVLGASYVLFLLMRSPFGGAKGNAPATAVLLEGDTYAVGIKMFSDHLLQFEIVGIFLLGAIIGAIVLAKTPKPLDAEKDRL, encoded by the coding sequence ATGGTCTTAGTGTTTTTTGCCTATTTCGCGTTGATCAGTATTGCCGCCGGCGTTCTGACTGTGACCTTACGGCACCCCGTCCATTGCGCTCTCGCCCTGCTCGCATTACTGACGCACGTCTCCGGCCTGTTCATTCTCTTGAACGCGGAGTTCCTTTGGGCGGTGCAGGTCATTGTCTATGTCGGGGCCATTCTCGTGCTGTATCTCTTTGTGTTGATGCTGTTGAATCTCAAAACGGACGAACGCTATTTCCATCCGTCGGCCCTCTATTTTCTCGGACCGGCCGTCCTGGGGGCCAGCTACGTCCTCTTTTTGCTCATGCGGTCTCCATTCGGTGGAGCGAAGGGAAACGCTCCGGCCACGGCTGTGCTGCTGGAAGGCGATACATACGCAGTGGGCATCAAGATGTTCAGCGACCACCTCTTGCAGTTTGAGATCGTCGGCATATTTCTATTGGGTGCCATTATCGGCGCCATCGTTCTGGCCAAGACTCCGAAGCCACTGGATGCGGAGAAAGATCGTTTATGA
- the nuoI gene encoding NADH-quinone oxidoreductase subunit NuoI, protein MSVAALTKKILQAALFYEIWDAMKVTFRHMLHRPMTFQYPREHRTIPDAHRGALGLLRYDDGHERCVGCDLCEVACPSHCIKVISGEDMTRPLQRYASEFYIDITKCVFCGYCVEACPVNALAMTKMYEYSTHDKRSLLFDKKRLYDIGERHLEDGKKYLYAHNQEKDVEQSREYRYYFPQSVAKSTQPPPKHLS, encoded by the coding sequence ATGAGTGTCGCCGCCCTGACCAAGAAAATCCTTCAAGCCGCGTTGTTCTATGAAATTTGGGACGCGATGAAGGTCACGTTTCGGCACATGCTTCATCGACCGATGACTTTTCAGTACCCGCGGGAACACCGGACGATCCCGGATGCGCACCGTGGGGCGCTGGGCTTGCTGCGATACGACGACGGGCACGAGCGTTGTGTCGGCTGCGACTTGTGCGAAGTCGCATGCCCATCCCATTGCATCAAAGTGATCAGCGGGGAGGATATGACTCGGCCGCTTCAGCGCTATGCGAGTGAGTTCTACATCGACATCACAAAATGCGTGTTCTGTGGATATTGTGTTGAGGCCTGTCCGGTGAACGCCCTCGCGATGACCAAAATGTACGAATATTCAACCCATGACAAGCGCAGTCTGCTGTTCGATAAGAAGCGGCTGTACGACATCGGCGAACGCCATCTCGAGGACGGAAAAAAATATTTGTACGCGCACAACCAGGAGAAGGACGTCGAGCAGAGCCGCGAGTACCGGTACTACTTTCCTCAATCAGTGGCGAAGTCGACCCAACCACCTCCCAAGCATCTGAGCTGA
- the nuoL gene encoding NADH-quinone oxidoreductase subunit L: protein MSDLTDLLIKLIPVFPLLAVIANGLLGSRYSHDMAHRLAWGAVGLSFLCTVAVFADVLRTGATHEVIAYQWIFGGDLTINLAYLVDPLTCAWLLVVTGVGFLIHVYSVGYMHGEVGFTRFFTYMNLFMVSMLLLVMGNNYLVLFIGWEGVGLCSYLLIGYYYDKVSAAKAATKAFVVNRIGDAGFLVAIFLVFINFRTLDYTKVFAQVGQLSPDMATAIALCLFIGAIGKSAQLPLYTWLPDAMEGPTPVSALIHAATMVTAGVYMVVRNHVIFDLSPLAMSVVAFVGGGTALFAATIGLVQTDIKRVLAYSTVSQLGYMFLGCGIGAYTAAVFHVMTHAFFKALLFLAAGSVIHALSGEQDIRRMGGLSKRIPWTHRLFLIGTIAIAGLPPLAGFWSKDEIMAHAFTHHHYLLYGMAAVGALMTSFYMFRLTYLTFYGSSRIDHHTEGHVHESPMVMIGPLMVLAFLSCVGGLVLGFPPEQGWLHGFLTSVVGAAGEHEAGAGMVFLLMGAAIVIALMGWGLAHFLYAVSPVTADGWAEQFSGLYRILWNKYYVDELYDLIFVEPFKRLGTILDWFDRTVIDGIVRGVGRLADWGSAGSTWIEKYIIYAGLNVIGYSNHLAAREGRKMQSGMVHHYAAIIIAGIFLLALVVQLVVQM, encoded by the coding sequence GTGTCTGATCTGACGGATCTGCTCATCAAACTGATTCCCGTTTTTCCGCTGTTGGCAGTCATCGCGAACGGCCTATTAGGGAGTCGCTACTCTCATGATATGGCCCATCGATTGGCCTGGGGGGCGGTCGGGCTCTCGTTCCTCTGCACAGTCGCTGTATTTGCCGATGTCCTACGGACCGGAGCTACCCACGAAGTCATTGCGTACCAATGGATTTTCGGCGGCGATCTCACGATCAACCTCGCGTATCTGGTGGATCCTCTGACCTGTGCTTGGTTACTGGTCGTCACCGGCGTGGGTTTTCTCATTCACGTGTATTCCGTCGGCTATATGCACGGAGAGGTCGGGTTCACACGATTCTTCACCTACATGAACCTCTTCATGGTCTCCATGCTGCTGCTCGTCATGGGGAACAACTACCTGGTGCTCTTTATTGGGTGGGAGGGCGTCGGACTCTGTTCGTATCTCTTGATCGGCTATTACTATGACAAGGTTTCCGCTGCGAAAGCTGCCACCAAGGCGTTCGTCGTCAACCGGATCGGTGACGCCGGATTTCTCGTCGCCATTTTTCTCGTCTTTATCAACTTTCGGACGCTCGACTATACGAAGGTCTTCGCCCAGGTTGGACAACTATCTCCCGATATGGCCACTGCGATAGCCCTGTGCCTTTTCATTGGGGCGATTGGGAAGTCCGCGCAACTTCCACTGTACACGTGGCTCCCCGATGCGATGGAAGGTCCGACACCAGTGAGCGCACTCATCCACGCCGCGACGATGGTCACGGCCGGTGTCTATATGGTGGTCCGGAATCACGTGATCTTCGATCTCTCTCCTCTCGCGATGTCCGTGGTCGCGTTTGTCGGTGGAGGGACTGCTTTGTTCGCGGCAACCATCGGACTCGTACAAACCGACATCAAACGTGTCTTGGCCTATTCGACCGTGAGCCAACTCGGATACATGTTCCTGGGTTGCGGAATCGGTGCCTATACGGCAGCTGTGTTTCATGTCATGACGCATGCATTCTTCAAAGCGCTGTTGTTTTTGGCTGCCGGCTCGGTCATCCATGCGCTGTCGGGCGAACAGGATATCCGAAGGATGGGTGGACTGAGTAAACGCATACCCTGGACCCATCGTCTGTTTCTGATCGGTACGATCGCGATCGCCGGGCTTCCTCCGTTGGCGGGCTTCTGGAGCAAAGACGAAATTATGGCCCATGCCTTCACCCACCATCACTACCTTTTGTATGGCATGGCTGCCGTCGGCGCACTGATGACCTCTTTTTATATGTTTCGTCTCACGTATCTCACCTTCTACGGTTCCTCGAGGATCGATCATCATACGGAGGGGCATGTGCACGAGTCTCCCATGGTGATGATCGGGCCCTTGATGGTGCTTGCGTTCCTGTCGTGCGTAGGCGGATTGGTCTTAGGATTTCCTCCCGAACAAGGTTGGCTGCATGGCTTTTTGACATCGGTCGTCGGAGCGGCGGGTGAGCATGAAGCCGGTGCGGGAATGGTGTTTCTGCTGATGGGTGCGGCCATCGTCATCGCCTTGATGGGATGGGGGCTCGCACATTTCCTCTATGCGGTGAGCCCGGTTACCGCAGACGGATGGGCTGAACAATTTTCCGGCCTATATCGGATTCTCTGGAACAAGTACTATGTCGACGAACTGTACGATCTGATCTTCGTCGAGCCCTTCAAGCGTCTGGGCACGATACTTGACTGGTTCGATCGCACGGTCATTGACGGCATCGTGCGGGGCGTCGGGCGACTCGCTGATTGGGGTTCTGCGGGATCCACGTGGATCGAGAAATACATCATCTACGCCGGCCTGAACGTGATCGGATACAGCAACCACCTCGCCGCCCGCGAGGGACGAAAAATGCAGAGCGGGATGGTCCATCATTATGCGGCGATCATCATTGCCGGGATCTTCCTTCTGGCTCTGGTTGTTCAACTTGTCGTTCAGATGTAG
- the nuoK gene encoding NADH-quinone oxidoreductase subunit NuoK, producing MIPLSAYVAVSAILFMTGLIGVLVRRNFIIVLMSVEIMMNAANINLVAFSHYLESMAGQLVALFIIAIAAGEAAVGLAIIIVVFRGKISTNVDEMNLLKW from the coding sequence ATGATCCCGCTGTCGGCGTACGTAGCCGTAAGTGCCATCCTGTTCATGACGGGACTCATTGGAGTACTCGTCAGGCGGAACTTCATCATTGTGCTGATGTCGGTCGAAATCATGATGAATGCGGCCAATATCAATCTTGTCGCATTTTCGCACTATCTGGAATCTATGGCAGGGCAGCTCGTGGCCCTGTTTATTATCGCCATTGCCGCCGGGGAAGCCGCCGTCGGCCTGGCTATCATCATCGTGGTTTTTCGAGGCAAGATTTCTACCAATGTAGACGAAATGAACCTTTTAAAGTGGTAG
- a CDS encoding NADH-quinone oxidoreductase subunit M, with protein sequence MGEHALLYILFAPFAGALALIFVSNRQPLLVRSIASSAAFVSLMASLYIFYTYDPVKGGFQFIQKFEWSRQLGISLYLGVDGIGTPLVLASSILLFAGIFVSWHIKDRTKEFYIWLLILAAATIGVFMSLDLFFLYFFYEMSVIPMYLLLGMWGSHTKNYLEMTDPEGLKRRDSVGFILNFGSNSKEYAAMKLVLFLSAFAVVALMGILLIYKYAGLNTFDILVLREQAKLMNIPVLGTTLDKIIWVLVFFGFASIAPLWPLHSWSPVGHAAAPAATSMLHAGVLMKLGHFSIIRVAFEILPDTTRELMPIAAVLCMFSIIYGGFVAFYAKDTKYVIGYSSSSHMGYVFLGMAALNYISLSGAVIYMFAHAMATGMLFAMAGWVYDQTHSRDIPSLGGLANKMPFISACFIVACMASIGMPGTVNFIAEIMIVVGSWNKYPLQVIVAMLGIVLTLAYLFKMMRGLFYGPMNQKYSHAHDAISTVDRLPLLIMITISIGFGIFPMHLYDVVRSGVDPLVARITRVVPVAETGEGKGTESEVLVHGTASEPPVVANKRVPLPSEASRGDRE encoded by the coding sequence ATGGGAGAACACGCCCTACTCTATATCCTCTTCGCTCCGTTCGCCGGAGCCCTGGCGCTGATCTTTGTGTCCAATCGTCAGCCCCTGCTGGTGCGAAGCATCGCGTCGAGCGCCGCCTTTGTGTCGCTGATGGCCTCGCTCTATATCTTTTACACCTATGATCCGGTGAAAGGCGGATTCCAGTTCATTCAAAAGTTTGAGTGGTCGAGACAACTCGGCATTTCATTGTACCTGGGCGTGGATGGGATCGGCACGCCGCTCGTGCTGGCTTCATCGATTTTGCTGTTTGCCGGCATCTTCGTGTCATGGCACATCAAGGATCGCACGAAGGAGTTCTACATCTGGTTGCTGATCTTGGCGGCCGCCACGATCGGGGTCTTCATGTCGCTCGACCTCTTCTTCCTCTATTTCTTCTATGAGATGTCCGTGATCCCGATGTACTTGCTGCTGGGTATGTGGGGTAGCCACACGAAGAACTATTTGGAGATGACGGACCCTGAGGGGCTGAAGCGAAGAGACTCCGTCGGCTTTATCCTCAACTTTGGGTCGAACAGCAAAGAGTATGCGGCGATGAAGCTCGTCCTGTTTCTGTCGGCCTTCGCGGTCGTCGCATTGATGGGTATTCTGCTGATCTATAAATACGCGGGGCTGAACACCTTCGATATTCTGGTGCTTCGGGAGCAGGCCAAGCTGATGAATATCCCCGTGCTTGGCACGACCTTGGACAAGATTATCTGGGTGTTGGTCTTCTTCGGCTTTGCCTCGATCGCCCCGCTATGGCCGTTGCACTCCTGGTCCCCCGTCGGCCATGCGGCCGCGCCGGCTGCCACGAGCATGCTCCATGCCGGGGTCCTCATGAAGCTGGGGCATTTCTCTATCATACGGGTCGCCTTTGAAATTCTCCCTGACACGACCCGGGAACTGATGCCGATCGCCGCTGTTCTGTGCATGTTCAGCATCATCTACGGCGGGTTCGTTGCGTTCTACGCCAAAGACACCAAGTACGTCATCGGCTATTCAAGTTCCAGCCACATGGGTTATGTGTTCCTCGGAATGGCGGCCTTGAATTACATCAGTTTGAGCGGCGCGGTCATCTACATGTTCGCTCATGCCATGGCGACCGGCATGCTCTTCGCGATGGCGGGTTGGGTCTATGACCAGACCCATTCACGTGACATCCCTTCGCTGGGTGGCCTGGCGAACAAAATGCCGTTCATCTCGGCCTGTTTTATCGTGGCCTGTATGGCCTCGATCGGGATGCCCGGCACCGTGAATTTTATCGCAGAAATCATGATCGTCGTCGGGAGTTGGAACAAGTATCCCCTACAAGTCATCGTCGCCATGTTAGGCATCGTGCTGACTCTCGCCTACCTCTTCAAAATGATGCGCGGCCTTTTCTATGGCCCGATGAACCAAAAGTATAGCCATGCGCATGATGCGATTTCGACGGTCGACCGTCTGCCTCTGTTGATCATGATCACAATCAGCATCGGGTTCGGTATTTTCCCGATGCATTTGTACGATGTTGTTCGCTCAGGGGTAGATCCGCTAGTCGCGAGGATTACGCGAGTCGTCCCCGTCGCAGAAACGGGCGAAGGGAAGGGGACAGAGAGTGAGGTGCTTGTTCACGGAACGGCTTCCGAGCCTCCGGTCGTTGCGAACAAACGTGTACCGCTTCCGTCCGAGGCCTCGCGAGGAGACCGGGAATGA
- a CDS encoding molybdopterin-dependent oxidoreductase produces MGLKPATNPDVEAATIELSIDGKAVTAKDGVSLYDVISMTGKIIPAMCYHYTFDPFGSCGMCLVMQEGKKAPVRSCTAKAAAGMVIRTEGEDLFLARKKAVEKHLSVHPLDCPVCDADGHCELQDMAFQHGVTNLANAKQKFIPEDTRSPVLDFNMNRCIACAECINVCKDVLMIDALQFMKKGGFNQVVPKGDLALDCEFCGDCLAVCPVGAITNKFSKYLYKPWQMKKTTTTCNYCGDGCQMYLETKDAEVVRVTSPLSWKNKWGDRSDTAKGHGGLCVRGRFGFESLDSQSRLVHPLVREGGRLVEKPWLETMHLLVDRVTDIKRKHGADAIAGLVTARCTNEELYLFQKLMRTAFGTNQLDSSARYGHMNFVLASRHAVGLGRTPNDWEDLTKAKAILIIGSNITETNPLTAVRIKEAMRVYKAQVVTLDSAITNIAKLASHPFLIKPGTEGAVIDGLVKATIDQDLVDEETVGRHPKAFEALKSAVANVSLEQLSAQTGLAAEAFRDIAAIIAESPRSIILCAEGIVRRTNGYQNVLKLMDLAWITGKLGRPGCGVNTVTEEPNEQGAVDMGAVPEFFPGQARFDDPDVRERFAKAWDASLPPVGSGANLVEILKRCKSGQIKALYVLGENPLATLPASMEIRAALERLELLIVQDPFLTDTAKLGHFVLPACTYAEKDGTFTNFEGRVLRVRQAMDPLGESLPDWHIMTALANAMECRWEYQSANDIQSEIMKLLPGYYNLGQPRKVTPVPDQCLSNGYATEVKARYRPTPVSAEPTRPFALLMGQLLMHSGKLSTQAAGLIKIAPNTGKLRMNIRDMERLGLEDGAKVRLTSDRGSLQLGVQPDQSIAPGTCFFPEHFNEPPVKDLMTVSVDATTGVPSFKQIWVSVEQA; encoded by the coding sequence ATGGGACTCAAGCCGGCTACGAATCCCGACGTGGAAGCAGCAACGATCGAGCTGAGCATCGACGGCAAAGCCGTGACAGCGAAGGACGGGGTGTCGCTCTACGACGTCATTTCCATGACCGGCAAGATCATCCCGGCCATGTGCTACCACTATACGTTCGATCCGTTCGGCTCTTGCGGCATGTGTCTCGTGATGCAAGAAGGGAAAAAGGCCCCCGTTCGGTCTTGCACGGCCAAGGCGGCAGCGGGAATGGTGATCCGTACCGAAGGAGAAGATCTGTTCCTCGCCCGCAAGAAAGCCGTCGAGAAGCATCTGTCCGTGCATCCCCTCGATTGTCCGGTGTGCGACGCAGACGGCCATTGCGAACTGCAGGACATGGCCTTCCAGCACGGTGTGACCAACCTGGCCAATGCCAAGCAAAAATTCATTCCGGAAGATACGCGTAGTCCGGTGCTCGATTTCAACATGAATCGCTGCATTGCCTGTGCGGAATGCATCAATGTCTGTAAGGATGTGTTGATGATCGACGCCTTACAGTTCATGAAAAAGGGCGGGTTCAACCAAGTGGTCCCCAAAGGGGACCTGGCCCTCGATTGCGAATTCTGCGGAGACTGCTTGGCGGTGTGCCCTGTCGGCGCCATCACAAACAAGTTTTCCAAGTATCTGTATAAGCCTTGGCAGATGAAGAAGACGACGACGACCTGCAATTACTGCGGAGACGGCTGTCAAATGTACTTGGAAACGAAAGACGCGGAAGTGGTCCGCGTGACGTCGCCGTTATCCTGGAAGAACAAATGGGGAGACCGTTCGGACACAGCCAAGGGTCATGGGGGCCTGTGTGTGCGGGGACGCTTTGGATTCGAGAGTCTGGACAGTCAAAGCCGGCTCGTACACCCGTTGGTTCGTGAAGGCGGCCGGCTCGTCGAAAAGCCCTGGCTCGAAACGATGCATCTGCTCGTGGATCGCGTGACTGACATTAAGCGCAAGCACGGCGCCGATGCCATTGCCGGTCTCGTGACGGCACGCTGCACGAACGAGGAACTGTATCTGTTTCAAAAGCTGATGCGCACAGCCTTTGGAACCAACCAGCTTGATAGCAGTGCCCGCTATGGGCATATGAATTTTGTGCTCGCGTCGAGGCATGCCGTCGGACTGGGGAGAACTCCGAACGATTGGGAAGATCTGACGAAGGCGAAGGCGATTCTGATCATCGGTTCCAACATCACCGAGACGAACCCATTGACGGCCGTGCGCATCAAAGAAGCCATGCGGGTGTACAAGGCTCAAGTGGTGACGCTCGACAGCGCTATTACGAATATTGCCAAGTTGGCCTCGCACCCGTTTTTGATTAAGCCTGGAACTGAGGGCGCGGTGATCGATGGGTTGGTCAAAGCGACGATCGACCAGGATTTGGTGGATGAAGAAACCGTGGGGAGGCACCCCAAAGCGTTTGAAGCACTCAAGAGCGCCGTGGCGAATGTCTCGTTGGAGCAGCTGTCGGCTCAAACCGGTCTGGCAGCGGAGGCTTTCAGAGATATTGCCGCGATTATTGCTGAATCGCCGAGGTCCATCATCCTGTGTGCGGAAGGGATTGTCAGAAGGACGAATGGCTACCAGAACGTCTTGAAGCTGATGGATCTAGCCTGGATCACCGGGAAACTTGGTCGACCGGGGTGTGGTGTGAATACGGTGACGGAGGAGCCGAACGAACAAGGGGCCGTGGATATGGGCGCAGTCCCCGAGTTCTTCCCGGGACAGGCCCGGTTTGATGACCCCGACGTGCGTGAACGTTTCGCCAAGGCATGGGACGCGTCGCTTCCTCCTGTCGGGTCAGGTGCCAATCTGGTCGAAATTTTGAAGCGGTGCAAAAGCGGACAGATTAAGGCGTTGTACGTGTTGGGTGAAAATCCGCTCGCGACCCTGCCGGCCTCGATGGAGATACGAGCCGCGCTCGAGCGTCTGGAACTGTTGATCGTGCAGGATCCATTTTTGACGGACACAGCGAAGCTGGGTCATTTCGTGCTTCCGGCCTGCACCTATGCGGAAAAGGACGGCACATTTACGAACTTCGAAGGTCGCGTTCTTCGCGTCAGGCAGGCGATGGATCCGCTTGGAGAGAGTTTGCCGGACTGGCACATCATGACGGCCCTTGCCAATGCCATGGAATGTCGATGGGAATACCAATCGGCAAACGACATTCAAAGCGAGATCATGAAACTATTGCCCGGATATTATAATCTCGGCCAGCCTCGCAAGGTCACGCCCGTGCCCGATCAGTGTTTGTCGAACGGTTATGCAACGGAGGTGAAGGCTCGTTACCGCCCGACTCCGGTATCAGCGGAGCCCACGCGTCCTTTTGCGCTGTTGATGGGGCAGTTGTTGATGCATTCGGGAAAATTGTCGACGCAAGCGGCCGGGCTGATCAAGATCGCACCGAACACCGGAAAGTTACGGATGAATATACGGGATATGGAACGCTTGGGATTGGAAGACGGCGCGAAGGTACGGCTGACCTCGGACCGTGGCTCATTGCAACTCGGCGTGCAGCCCGATCAGTCCATTGCGCCGGGCACGTGCTTTTTCCCGGAGCATTTCAATGAACCGCCGGTGAAGGACTTGATGACCGTCTCGGTCGATGCCACGACCGGTGTCCCGTCGTTCAAGCAGATCTGGGTAAGTGTTGAGCAGGCGTAA